The following proteins come from a genomic window of Gimesia chilikensis:
- a CDS encoding ABC transporter permease, translated as MKKILGILILLIVVCGVTAISNENFVSAYNIQNVTRLTSLFGIISIGVAFVIISGGIDLSIGSVICLIGTMLPYLLAKGVPVPLAFLIVGALSICIGLAHGLLITKLKLQPFIVTLCGLLIYRGVARGITEDQTQGFGTAHAGLRYLATGKIDLPFIEGFKLPVPFLIMLGLALLAAFLLNKTIFGRYLKAIGNNEAAARYSGIKTDKVVITAYVICSFLAGIGGILFGLDINSVQPEGIGNFYELYAIAAAVLGGCSIRGGEGTILGVVIGAALMRVLRNSITMLGIPSQLEFAIIGAVILVGVVSDELVKRYAQKRRAIQQARQTSG; from the coding sequence ATGAAAAAAATACTGGGAATTTTAATCTTACTGATTGTTGTCTGCGGCGTGACTGCCATCTCGAATGAGAACTTTGTGTCTGCATATAACATTCAGAATGTCACGCGACTCACATCCCTGTTTGGAATTATCAGTATTGGCGTCGCCTTTGTCATCATTTCCGGCGGCATTGATCTGTCGATCGGTTCGGTGATCTGCCTGATTGGGACCATGTTGCCATACCTGCTGGCCAAAGGGGTTCCCGTTCCGCTTGCCTTCCTGATCGTCGGCGCTCTCTCAATCTGTATCGGCCTCGCACATGGTTTACTGATTACCAAATTGAAACTGCAACCCTTTATCGTGACCCTGTGTGGCCTGTTGATCTATCGGGGTGTCGCCCGGGGGATTACCGAGGATCAAACCCAGGGCTTCGGTACGGCTCATGCAGGACTCCGCTATCTGGCAACGGGCAAAATCGATCTCCCCTTCATCGAAGGTTTCAAGTTACCTGTCCCGTTCTTAATTATGCTGGGCCTGGCTCTGCTGGCTGCTTTCCTGCTGAATAAAACGATTTTTGGCCGCTATCTGAAAGCTATCGGAAACAATGAGGCAGCCGCCCGGTATTCCGGCATCAAGACCGATAAAGTGGTGATTACGGCCTATGTGATCTGCTCGTTTCTGGCAGGCATCGGGGGCATCCTGTTCGGCCTGGATATCAACTCGGTCCAGCCCGAGGGGATTGGTAATTTCTACGAACTGTACGCGATTGCAGCAGCGGTGCTGGGGGGATGCAGTATTCGCGGCGGTGAAGGGACGATTCTGGGAGTGGTAATCGGTGCCGCTCTGATGCGGGTTCTACGTAATTCAATCACCATGCTGGGGATTCCCTCCCAGCTGGAATTTGCTATCATTGGTGCAGTAATTCTGGTCGGCGTCGTCTCAGACGAACTTGTGAAACGTTATGCACAGAAACGCCGGGCGATTCAGCAGGCCAGACAGACATCGGGATAG
- a CDS encoding zinc ribbon domain-containing protein, protein MITYEYFCESNNETVEVSHRMSESLKTWGEVCEKAGVPLNGTPAAAPVERLISGGLLFKGESSNKKSQLPMADPGCGRSNCCRHH, encoded by the coding sequence ATGATCACCTACGAATATTTTTGTGAATCAAACAACGAAACAGTTGAAGTCAGCCATCGCATGAGCGAATCGCTCAAAACCTGGGGTGAAGTCTGCGAGAAAGCAGGAGTCCCCCTCAACGGCACTCCCGCGGCAGCTCCGGTCGAACGTCTGATCTCAGGCGGATTGCTTTTCAAAGGGGAAAGCAGTAATAAAAAATCTCAACTTCCCATGGCCGATCCCGGCTGTGGACGATCCAATTGCTGCCGCCACCATTAA
- a CDS encoding formylmethanofuran dehydrogenase subunit A produces the protein MSLFRIKNGTVYDPANGVNGEVRDLWIQDGKIIDRPLDADSFTGKTLDASGYTVMPGGIDMHCHIAGPKVNAGRKMTPEMKRQAAPIFRTEQTRSGTGGVVPSTFATGYLFASIGYTTAMDAAIPGLHARHAHEELQDTPILDKGFYLLFGNNHFVMKHLRNQDQNALDSYCAWLLESAKGYTIKIVNPGGVEDWKQISRKSMWELDAPVEGFGVTPRQIVRGLAGTADRLELPHSVHIHCNNLGIPGNWETTLNTMESLEGHRGHLAHVQFHSYDGDPNDPSSFSSATQKLVDYVQSHENITVDVGHINPGLTLSMTGDTPFSQFLHNINRNKWYTADCELESSCGVIPIEYRPQRSLIHAVQWAIALEWYLLMEDPWRVVMTSDHPNGGAFYHYPEIIYLLMDKSFRDEFLSQMPEAIRERSVLADLTREYSLYEIAIITRAAPARVLGMKDKGHLGTGAHADITIYSPQQNRQEMFERPRWVFKDGEMVVADGEIQAHHFGRTFFTAPEFDQEFLPQIKDWFNDNYSIRFGNYQIDEGELPLAEKIACTPE, from the coding sequence GTGTCACTCTTCCGGATAAAAAATGGAACGGTCTACGATCCAGCCAATGGAGTCAATGGTGAGGTCCGCGACCTCTGGATTCAGGATGGTAAGATCATCGACCGTCCCCTGGATGCAGACTCGTTCACCGGTAAAACCCTGGATGCCAGCGGCTACACCGTGATGCCGGGTGGGATCGATATGCACTGTCATATTGCCGGTCCCAAAGTGAACGCAGGCCGAAAAATGACGCCCGAGATGAAGCGTCAGGCTGCTCCCATCTTCCGCACAGAACAGACGCGTTCCGGCACAGGAGGCGTGGTGCCCAGCACCTTCGCCACCGGATACCTGTTCGCCAGTATCGGCTATACCACGGCCATGGACGCTGCTATTCCAGGATTGCACGCCCGCCATGCCCATGAGGAACTGCAGGACACCCCGATTCTGGATAAAGGCTTCTACCTGCTGTTCGGCAACAATCATTTCGTAATGAAGCATCTGCGGAATCAGGATCAGAATGCGCTGGACTCCTATTGCGCCTGGCTGCTGGAATCGGCCAAGGGTTACACGATCAAAATCGTGAACCCGGGTGGTGTGGAAGACTGGAAACAGATCAGTCGCAAATCGATGTGGGAACTGGATGCACCCGTAGAAGGTTTCGGCGTGACTCCCCGCCAGATTGTACGCGGACTGGCAGGCACCGCTGATCGCCTGGAACTCCCCCACTCAGTACATATCCACTGTAATAATCTGGGAATTCCCGGCAACTGGGAAACGACTCTAAACACGATGGAATCGCTTGAGGGGCACCGAGGCCATTTAGCACACGTCCAGTTTCATTCGTATGATGGCGATCCTAACGACCCGAGCAGCTTTTCCTCGGCTACCCAGAAACTGGTTGATTACGTCCAGTCACACGAAAACATTACCGTCGACGTGGGACACATCAATCCTGGGCTGACTCTCTCCATGACCGGAGACACGCCGTTCAGTCAGTTCCTGCATAATATCAATCGCAATAAGTGGTACACCGCCGATTGTGAACTCGAAAGCAGCTGTGGTGTGATTCCGATTGAATACCGACCGCAGCGGAGCCTGATTCATGCCGTCCAATGGGCAATCGCCCTGGAATGGTATCTGCTGATGGAAGACCCCTGGCGGGTCGTGATGACCAGTGATCACCCCAACGGCGGTGCCTTCTATCATTACCCCGAGATCATTTATCTGTTGATGGATAAAAGCTTCCGAGATGAATTCCTGTCACAGATGCCCGAAGCAATCCGCGAACGAAGCGTGCTGGCCGATCTGACGCGTGAGTATTCGCTCTATGAAATCGCTATTATTACCCGGGCTGCTCCCGCTCGTGTGCTGGGCATGAAAGACAAAGGGCATCTGGGCACCGGCGCTCACGCTGACATCACAATTTACTCCCCGCAGCAAAACCGCCAGGAAATGTTTGAACGCCCCCGCTGGGTCTTTAAAGATGGAGAGATGGTTGTTGCCGATGGAGAAATTCAGGCGCACCATTTCGGACGCACCTTCTTCACCGCTCCTGAATTTGACCAGGAATTCCTGCCTCAGATCAAGGACTGGTTTAACGATAACTACTCGATCCGCTTTGGTAACTACCAGATCGATGAGGGTGAACTGCCGCTGGCTGAAAAAATAGCCTGCACACCCGAATAA
- a CDS encoding carbonic anhydrase — protein MQKLVDGIHKFQRNYFSQDQKLFETLVEGQHPLALFITCSDSRINPNYMTQTKPGELFIQRTAGNIVPAYGAVHGGEAATIEYAVSALKVKDIIVCGHSHCGAMSGLLNPELIEKMPAVKSYLEHAECTRRIVDENYGHLTEPEKRLILTVQENVLVQIENLKTHPSVAAAVSRGELKLHGWVYKFETGEVFNFNPDEGQFLPLEEDVLSEKALDKAMPPISPI, from the coding sequence ATGCAAAAACTTGTCGATGGAATTCACAAGTTTCAAAGAAACTATTTCAGCCAGGACCAGAAGCTGTTTGAAACTCTGGTTGAGGGGCAGCATCCGCTCGCCTTGTTCATTACCTGTTCGGACTCCAGAATTAATCCGAATTACATGACTCAGACCAAACCTGGAGAGCTGTTTATTCAGCGAACTGCCGGTAATATTGTACCAGCTTATGGAGCGGTTCACGGTGGTGAAGCAGCGACAATCGAGTATGCTGTCAGTGCACTCAAAGTGAAAGACATTATCGTCTGTGGCCACTCCCATTGCGGGGCCATGTCAGGTCTGCTCAATCCCGAACTCATAGAGAAGATGCCTGCTGTCAAAAGTTATCTGGAGCACGCCGAGTGTACGCGTCGGATTGTGGATGAGAATTACGGGCATCTTACCGAGCCCGAAAAACGTCTAATTCTGACCGTTCAGGAAAATGTACTCGTACAGATTGAAAACCTGAAAACTCACCCCTCGGTAGCTGCTGCTGTATCCCGGGGAGAGCTAAAGCTGCACGGCTGGGTTTATAAATTCGAAACTGGCGAGGTATTCAATTTTAATCCGGATGAGGGGCAGTTCCTGCCTCTGGAAGAAGACGTCTTATCCGAAAAGGCATTGGATAAAGCGATGCCACCTATCTCCCCCATCTAA